The Sagittula sp. P11 genome window below encodes:
- the ppk2 gene encoding polyphosphate kinase 2, with product MPQDLPFDGAITRYAENDAPKDVRAAIASADKNDILDAGYPYTEQMSGKDYDKELEALQIELVKMQAWAKQEGHRIAMVFEGRDAAGKGGTIARFRMNLNPRGARVVALPKPTDREATQWYFQRYVDHLPAAGEIVFFDRSWYNRGVVEHVFGFCTAQQREHFFSQVPDFEKMLVDEGIHLFKLWLNVGRAEQLRRFLKRESDPLKQWKLSWIDVEGLSRWEAYSAAIQETLHRSHTAAAPWTIIRSDDKKRARLSAIRHVLTHLDYSRKDQQALGHPDPAICGGPDIWDA from the coding sequence ATGCCCCAAGACCTGCCTTTCGACGGTGCCATCACACGATACGCCGAAAACGATGCACCAAAGGACGTGCGGGCGGCCATCGCCTCCGCCGACAAGAACGACATTCTCGACGCGGGCTATCCTTACACCGAACAGATGTCCGGCAAGGACTACGACAAAGAGCTCGAGGCGCTGCAGATCGAACTGGTCAAGATGCAGGCGTGGGCCAAGCAGGAAGGCCACCGGATCGCCATGGTCTTCGAGGGCCGCGACGCGGCCGGCAAGGGTGGCACCATCGCCCGCTTCCGCATGAACCTGAACCCGCGCGGTGCCCGTGTCGTGGCGCTTCCCAAGCCGACCGACCGGGAGGCGACGCAATGGTATTTCCAGCGCTACGTGGATCACCTTCCCGCTGCCGGCGAGATCGTGTTCTTCGACCGCTCTTGGTACAACCGCGGCGTCGTGGAACATGTCTTCGGTTTCTGCACGGCACAGCAAAGGGAGCACTTCTTCTCTCAGGTCCCGGACTTCGAAAAGATGCTGGTCGACGAGGGCATCCACCTCTTCAAGCTCTGGCTCAACGTGGGCCGGGCCGAACAGCTCCGCCGGTTCCTGAAACGCGAATCCGATCCGCTGAAACAGTGGAAACTGAGCTGGATCGACGTCGAGGGGCTGAGCCGCTGGGAGGCCTATTCCGCCGCGATCCAGGAGACGCTGCACCGCTCGCACACCGCCGCCGCGCCTTGGACGATCATCCGGTCGGACGACAAGAAACGCGCGCGACTGTCCGCGATCCGGCACGTGCTGACGCATCTCGACTATTCCCGCAAGGACCAGCAGGCACTTGGCCATCCTGACCCGGCGATTTGCGGCGGACCGGACATCTGGGACGCCTGA
- a CDS encoding L,D-transpeptidase, producing the protein MISQVPKPVAGLVLLALVAACARPLPPVSDVSEAQPQAVPNVAMTENGYLAEVEVLPPEPPRKRPLQPETRSMYMSTQDNGMTIPAVPEKYLSEEKKRQLVDYYAPYPAGTIIVDPGATKLYHLQGNDQAMQYTVAVGAAGRAFNGEAKVAYQRDWPRWTPTQNMIKREPEVYNQFKDGMEGGLDNPLGARALYLYRNGKDTLYRIHGTRSPASIGHAVSSGCIRLFNQDIIHLADQVKNGARVIVLNESETGKYLRAPSDVVQLAEDVLDAG; encoded by the coding sequence ATGATATCGCAAGTCCCCAAACCGGTCGCCGGGCTGGTTCTTCTCGCGCTTGTGGCAGCCTGTGCGCGTCCGCTTCCCCCGGTCTCGGACGTGTCCGAGGCGCAACCGCAAGCGGTGCCCAACGTGGCCATGACCGAAAACGGCTACCTGGCGGAGGTGGAGGTGCTGCCTCCCGAGCCGCCGCGCAAGCGTCCGCTGCAGCCCGAGACGCGGTCCATGTACATGTCGACCCAAGACAACGGCATGACCATTCCCGCGGTGCCGGAGAAATACCTCAGCGAGGAAAAGAAGCGCCAGCTGGTGGATTACTACGCGCCGTATCCGGCCGGCACGATCATCGTCGATCCGGGCGCCACGAAGCTGTATCACCTGCAGGGCAACGATCAGGCCATGCAGTACACCGTGGCGGTCGGTGCCGCGGGACGCGCGTTCAATGGCGAGGCGAAGGTGGCCTACCAGCGCGACTGGCCGCGGTGGACCCCGACGCAGAACATGATCAAGCGCGAACCCGAGGTCTACAACCAGTTCAAGGACGGCATGGAAGGCGGGCTGGACAATCCGCTGGGCGCCCGGGCCCTGTACCTGTACCGGAACGGCAAGGACACGCTCTACCGCATTCACGGCACGCGCAGCCCTGCCTCCATCGGGCATGCGGTATCATCGGGCTGTATCCGGCTGTTCAATCAGGACATCATCCACCTTGCGGATCAGGTGAAGAACGGCGCGCGGGTGATCGTGCTGAACGAGAGCGAGACGGGCAAGTACCTGCGCGCGCCGTCCGACGTGGTGCAACTGGCCGAGGATGTGCTCGACGCGGGCTGA
- the metA gene encoding homoserine O-succinyltransferase — MPIRLPSDLPAFDVLTREGVMVMSEEQAARQDIRPLRIGLLNLMPKKIQTENQFARLIGATPLQIDFQLIRMTEHQTKNTAAEHMEAFYRPFAEVADSGEKLDGLIITGAPIEHLPFEEVTYWEELTQVFDWTQTHVHSTFGVCWGGMAMVYHFHGVPKHMLDAKAFGAVRHINRAPTSPYLNGFSDDMVIPVSRWTEMNRAEITAAGLPILIDSETTGPCLVEDPAHRALYIFNHLEYDSGTLKEEYDRDIAAGKPINVPANYYPGDDPALTPQNRWRSHAHLLYGNWINQIYQSTPYELSSIGS, encoded by the coding sequence ATGCCCATCCGCCTGCCCTCGGACCTTCCCGCCTTCGACGTGCTCACGCGCGAGGGCGTCATGGTCATGTCCGAGGAACAGGCCGCGCGGCAGGACATCCGGCCGCTGCGGATCGGGCTGCTGAACCTGATGCCGAAGAAGATCCAGACGGAGAACCAGTTCGCCCGCCTGATCGGGGCGACGCCGTTGCAGATCGACTTCCAGCTGATCCGCATGACCGAGCACCAGACCAAGAACACCGCCGCCGAGCACATGGAGGCTTTCTACCGCCCCTTCGCCGAGGTGGCCGACTCCGGCGAAAAGCTGGACGGTCTCATCATCACCGGCGCCCCGATCGAGCACCTGCCCTTCGAGGAGGTCACGTACTGGGAGGAACTGACGCAGGTATTCGACTGGACGCAGACCCATGTGCATTCCACCTTCGGCGTGTGCTGGGGCGGGATGGCGATGGTCTACCATTTCCATGGCGTGCCCAAGCACATGCTGGACGCCAAGGCCTTCGGCGCCGTGCGGCACATCAACCGCGCGCCGACCTCGCCTTACCTGAACGGGTTCTCTGACGACATGGTCATCCCCGTCTCCCGCTGGACCGAGATGAACCGCGCCGAGATCACCGCCGCGGGCCTGCCGATCCTGATCGACAGCGAGACGACCGGCCCCTGCCTCGTCGAGGACCCGGCGCACCGCGCGCTCTACATCTTCAACCACCTGGAATACGATTCCGGCACCCTGAAGGAAGAGTACGACCGCGACATCGCCGCCGGGAAACCGATCAACGTGCCCGCGAATTACTATCCGGGCGACGATCCGGCGCTGACGCCGCAGAACCGCTGGCGCAGCCACGCACATCTTCTTTACGGCAACTGGATCAACCAGATCTACCAGTCGACACCTTACGAGCTATCCTCCATCGGGTCATGA
- a CDS encoding TetR/AcrR family transcriptional regulator, protein MGKRGYHHGNLRQALVEAALQLIEEKGPTGFTLSEAAKQAGVTPAAVYRHFAGREDLIAEAARQGYEIFADVMQYAYDKGQPSALAAFEATGRAYLAFARRYPGHYIAMFESGISVNHSPELAQVSARARGVLERAADELSQHIPPEKRPPPQMFSAHIWALSHGVVELFARNSPGTQSPFPPEDLLESGIGVYLRGLGLLPPDN, encoded by the coding sequence ATGGGCAAACGCGGCTACCATCACGGCAACCTGCGGCAGGCGCTGGTCGAAGCGGCCCTGCAACTGATCGAGGAAAAGGGCCCCACGGGCTTCACCTTGTCCGAGGCCGCCAAGCAGGCGGGCGTCACGCCCGCGGCGGTCTACCGCCATTTCGCGGGCCGCGAAGACCTGATCGCCGAAGCCGCGCGCCAGGGGTACGAGATCTTCGCCGACGTCATGCAATACGCCTACGACAAGGGGCAGCCCTCGGCGCTGGCAGCGTTCGAGGCGACGGGCCGCGCCTACCTCGCCTTCGCCCGGCGCTACCCCGGCCACTACATCGCCATGTTCGAAAGCGGCATCTCGGTGAACCACTCGCCGGAACTGGCGCAGGTCTCTGCCCGCGCCCGCGGAGTGCTGGAACGTGCCGCCGACGAGTTGTCGCAACATATCCCGCCGGAGAAGCGGCCGCCGCCGCAGATGTTCTCTGCCCATATCTGGGCCTTGTCCCATGGCGTGGTGGAACTGTTCGCCCGGAATTCGCCGGGCACACAGTCACCCTTTCCGCCCGAAGACCTGCTGGAAAGCGGCATCGGCGTGTATCTCCGTGGCCTTGGCCTCCTCCCGCCCGACAACTGA
- a CDS encoding alpha/beta fold hydrolase, giving the protein MKPLMWAAYVLAFGAAAWGLSHLRAGLRERAAEAAFPPSGQFVEVGTTRVHYVTKGEGPDVVLIHGMSGNLRDMTFSLVDRLAQDFRVTAFDRPGMGYTDRLHDAGETIVEQAALLSAATRALGLEKPVLMGQSYGGSVALAWAVEFPETVSALVLTASPSHPWDGGMSRLYKVNSHPILGALAIPFEAAWVPSSYVQGVVETVFDPQDMPPGYDRHIGAPLTIRRTALKANALHRAGLLDQITELEPRYDKLSVMPVELVHGTADDTVGLGIHSEPLADRLPHARLTVLEGVGHMPHHVREGAVVEAIRRAHERARDRGDD; this is encoded by the coding sequence GTGAAACCGCTGATGTGGGCTGCATACGTTCTGGCGTTCGGGGCCGCGGCCTGGGGGCTGAGCCACCTGCGCGCCGGTCTGCGCGAACGCGCGGCAGAGGCCGCCTTCCCCCCCTCCGGCCAGTTCGTCGAGGTCGGCACGACACGCGTCCACTACGTGACCAAGGGCGAAGGCCCGGACGTCGTCCTGATCCACGGTATGTCCGGAAACCTGCGCGACATGACCTTTTCGCTGGTCGACCGGCTGGCGCAGGACTTCCGCGTCACCGCCTTCGACCGTCCCGGCATGGGGTATACCGACCGGCTGCACGACGCCGGCGAAACCATCGTGGAACAGGCCGCGCTGCTCTCTGCCGCCACCCGGGCGCTGGGGTTGGAAAAGCCCGTCCTCATGGGCCAGAGCTACGGCGGCTCCGTCGCGCTGGCCTGGGCCGTGGAATTCCCCGAAACCGTCTCGGCCCTCGTGTTGACCGCCAGCCCGTCCCACCCATGGGACGGCGGCATGTCACGGCTCTACAAGGTGAATTCGCACCCGATCCTCGGCGCCCTCGCCATCCCGTTCGAGGCGGCCTGGGTCCCGTCGAGCTACGTGCAGGGCGTGGTGGAAACCGTCTTCGATCCGCAGGACATGCCGCCAGGCTACGACCGCCACATCGGCGCGCCTCTGACGATCCGGCGCACGGCGCTGAAGGCCAACGCGCTGCACCGCGCGGGTCTGCTCGACCAGATCACAGAGCTGGAGCCGCGCTATGACAAGCTGTCCGTCATGCCGGTGGAGCTGGTGCACGGCACGGCGGACGACACGGTGGGGCTTGGCATCCACTCCGAACCGCTGGCGGACCGTCTGCCCCATGCCCGGCTGACGGTGCTGGAGGGCGTCGGCCACATGCCCCACCACGTCCGCGAAGGCGCGGTGGTGGAGGCGATCCGGCGCGCCCACGAGCGCGCCCGGGATCGCGGCGACGACTGA
- the ssb gene encoding single-stranded DNA-binding protein, with the protein MAGSVNKVILVGNLGRDPEVRTFQNGGKVCNLRIATSENWKDRNTGERRERTEWHSVAIFSEPLARIAEQYLRKGSKVYIEGQLETRKWQDQSGQDRYSTEVVLRPYRGELTLLDGRSDGGSGGGGAGSFGGGGDSYGGGGYDDRGYDDRGGSGSAGGGSGPSRAPSRDLDDEIPF; encoded by the coding sequence ATGGCCGGTTCCGTCAACAAGGTGATCCTCGTGGGCAATCTCGGGCGCGACCCGGAAGTGCGTACCTTCCAGAACGGGGGCAAGGTCTGCAACCTGCGGATCGCCACGTCAGAGAACTGGAAGGACCGCAATACGGGCGAGCGCCGCGAACGCACGGAATGGCATTCGGTCGCGATCTTCTCCGAGCCGCTGGCCCGGATCGCCGAGCAATACCTGCGCAAGGGTTCGAAGGTCTACATCGAGGGCCAGCTTGAAACGCGCAAGTGGCAGGACCAGTCTGGTCAGGACCGCTATTCGACCGAGGTCGTGCTGCGCCCCTACCGTGGCGAGCTGACCCTGCTCGACGGCCGCAGCGATGGCGGCAGCGGTGGTGGTGGCGCCGGCTCGTTCGGCGGCGGTGGCGACAGCTACGGTGGCGGCGGCTACGACGACCGCGGTTACGACGACCGCGGCGGCAGTGGCAGCGCCGGTGGCGGTTCCGGCCCCTCCCGCGCGCCGTCCCGCGATCTGGACGACGAGATCCCGTTCTGA
- a CDS encoding ABC transporter permease: MDPLTWTGSLGTVLNPILVILVPLFLLAVVLRILLSFFEPDTGIQANPDGTIVATGGIWGLSRATVNWLGVLLVALALAYLIGGIVMDTAAGILGGMARRLLPVWIALTATFGLSVVYKRRLGLYGKLFDSTIGMIGFGLVMFWVYTAIFTGLFDMIATHDPLGQNALLKNKVPGTPLGEEGEYPYYLLGGDNLARDVFSRVVAGSTIVMAIAPLATLFAFMVGITLGLPAGYYGGRLDTFLSFLANLILAFPVILLFYLLVTPEIVATGLPQYMAVVLFVFPLVFFGVLIHARYRTQPARNWVYLAIVLVPLTLIYLSLVNAPRSQIDFWPLDLFDVPGGILVVFVSVVFVNSPTVFRIVRGLTMDIKTRDYVAAAQTRGERPWYIMLWEILPNARGPLIVDFCLRIGYTTILLGTLGFFGLGLPPESPDWGTTINEGRRLLSVYLHPALPPALALLSLVLGLNLLADGLREESLRD; the protein is encoded by the coding sequence ATGGACCCGCTGACCTGGACCGGAAGCCTCGGCACCGTCCTCAACCCGATCCTCGTGATTCTCGTGCCGCTGTTCCTGCTGGCCGTTGTGCTGCGCATCCTGTTGTCATTTTTCGAACCCGACACAGGCATTCAGGCCAACCCGGACGGCACCATCGTCGCCACGGGTGGCATCTGGGGGCTGTCGCGGGCGACGGTCAACTGGCTGGGTGTGCTGCTTGTGGCGCTGGCGCTGGCCTACCTGATCGGTGGCATCGTCATGGACACCGCCGCGGGCATCCTCGGCGGCATGGCGCGGCGGCTCCTGCCCGTGTGGATCGCCCTGACCGCGACCTTCGGCCTGTCGGTCGTCTACAAACGCAGGCTGGGGCTTTACGGGAAACTCTTCGACTCGACCATCGGCATGATTGGCTTCGGCCTCGTGATGTTCTGGGTCTATACCGCGATCTTCACCGGCCTCTTCGACATGATCGCCACGCATGACCCGCTGGGCCAGAACGCGCTTCTGAAGAACAAGGTGCCCGGCACGCCGCTGGGAGAGGAAGGCGAATATCCTTATTACCTGCTCGGCGGCGACAATCTGGCCCGCGACGTGTTCAGCCGGGTCGTGGCGGGCTCCACCATCGTCATGGCCATCGCGCCGCTGGCGACGCTGTTTGCCTTCATGGTCGGCATCACGCTGGGCCTGCCCGCGGGGTACTACGGCGGCAGGCTGGACACGTTCCTGTCCTTCCTCGCCAACCTGATCCTCGCCTTCCCGGTGATCCTGCTGTTTTACCTGCTGGTCACGCCCGAGATCGTGGCGACAGGCCTGCCGCAGTACATGGCGGTTGTGCTTTTCGTCTTCCCGCTGGTGTTCTTCGGGGTGCTGATCCACGCGCGCTACCGCACGCAGCCGGCCAGGAACTGGGTCTACCTGGCCATCGTTCTGGTGCCCCTGACGCTGATCTACCTGTCTCTGGTCAACGCGCCGCGGTCACAGATCGACTTCTGGCCGCTCGACCTGTTCGACGTGCCGGGCGGTATCCTCGTGGTCTTCGTCTCGGTGGTCTTCGTGAACTCGCCCACCGTGTTCCGCATCGTGCGGGGCCTGACGATGGACATCAAGACCCGCGATTATGTCGCCGCCGCCCAGACACGCGGCGAACGGCCATGGTATATCATGCTGTGGGAGATCCTGCCCAACGCCCGCGGGCCGCTGATCGTCGATTTCTGCCTGCGCATCGGCTACACCACGATCCTGCTGGGCACGCTGGGGTTCTTCGGGCTGGGCCTGCCGCCGGAAAGCCCGGACTGGGGAACCACGATCAACGAGGGGCGGCGCCTGCTGTCGGTCTACCTGCACCCGGCCCTGCCGCCGGCGCTGGCGCTCCTTTCTCTGGTGCTGGGGCTGAACCTGCTGGCCGACGGGCTGCGGGAGGAATCGTTGCGCGACTGA
- a CDS encoding lytic transglycosylase domain-containing protein — protein sequence MAGARLAVGLSIFLAITAGSAGAEIISTKNRANLFSSQTGVLDSRAAQQYKSSVRLQPPKVVTPTKWGVEGAENGAVPKYRGRYNGEYAVLARVAAQKHGVPEDLFLRLVMQESRFNPKALSHKGAIGLAQLMPATAKALGVDPHNPAENLDGGARYLKIQYRKFGSWRLALAAYNAGPGAVEKHKGVPPYRETKNYVKVIWGS from the coding sequence ATGGCGGGGGCACGCTTGGCAGTCGGCCTGAGCATTTTCCTGGCGATCACAGCCGGAAGTGCAGGGGCCGAGATCATTTCGACCAAGAACCGCGCGAACCTTTTCTCCTCGCAGACGGGAGTTTTGGACAGTCGCGCAGCGCAACAATACAAGAGCTCGGTGCGGCTTCAGCCGCCGAAGGTGGTGACGCCCACCAAGTGGGGTGTCGAAGGTGCCGAGAACGGCGCCGTCCCGAAATACCGGGGCCGCTACAACGGCGAATACGCAGTGCTCGCACGCGTCGCGGCGCAGAAACACGGCGTTCCCGAGGACCTTTTCCTGCGGCTCGTGATGCAGGAATCGCGTTTCAACCCGAAGGCCCTGTCGCACAAGGGCGCCATCGGACTGGCGCAGCTGATGCCCGCCACGGCCAAGGCGCTTGGCGTCGACCCGCACAACCCGGCGGAAAACCTCGACGGTGGCGCGCGCTACCTCAAGATCCAGTACCGCAAGTTCGGATCGTGGCGACTGGCGCTTGCGGCCTACAACGCGGGTCCCGGGGCGGTCGAAAAGCACAAGGGCGTGCCGCCCTACCGCGAGACGAAGAACTACGTGAAGGTGATCTGGGGCAGCTGA
- a CDS encoding ABC transporter permease, with translation MGLFILRRVGTMILTALCLTFIVFFLTNLYPNLEKLAKSEGNFRMTDVEVATFLSSNGYRSPVDPEVLAAYRSGQMTQEEASAQLNTGFDPRLLRNYAEWLGVAPGYVIETPSGEVNARCQAPGTALEEAPRFCGILQGKWGRSTVFKEPVGDVIGTRLALTGRLMLWVMLLMVPAALIVGVLAGMREGSPLDRSLSTFSIATTATPEYVSGVIFIAVFTSSAVGLKWFKGSATSAMEAPTFDNFFLPVLTIALYGMGYIARMTRASMAEVMSAQYIRTARLKGVSFSNIVLKHALRNALIAPFTVIMLQFPWLLNGVVIVESLFNYKGFGWTLVQAASNNDIELLLGVSVVSVIVVLVTQLISDIGYVYLNPRISVT, from the coding sequence TTGGGCCTGTTCATCCTCAGACGTGTCGGCACGATGATCCTGACCGCGCTCTGCCTGACCTTCATCGTCTTCTTCCTGACGAACCTCTACCCGAACCTCGAAAAGCTGGCGAAGTCCGAGGGCAACTTCCGGATGACCGACGTCGAGGTCGCGACCTTCCTGTCGAGCAACGGCTACCGCTCGCCGGTGGACCCGGAGGTGCTGGCCGCCTACCGTTCCGGCCAGATGACGCAGGAAGAGGCCAGCGCGCAGCTCAACACCGGCTTCGACCCGCGCCTTCTGCGGAATTACGCGGAGTGGCTGGGCGTGGCGCCGGGCTACGTGATCGAGACCCCGTCCGGCGAGGTCAACGCCCGCTGCCAGGCACCCGGCACGGCGCTGGAGGAGGCCCCGCGGTTCTGCGGCATCCTGCAGGGCAAGTGGGGCCGCTCCACCGTCTTCAAGGAACCGGTGGGTGACGTGATCGGCACGCGGCTGGCGCTGACCGGCCGGCTGATGCTGTGGGTCATGCTGCTGATGGTGCCCGCCGCGCTGATCGTGGGCGTTCTGGCCGGGATGCGCGAGGGCTCTCCGCTCGACCGGTCGCTGTCGACCTTCTCCATCGCGACCACGGCGACGCCCGAATACGTGTCGGGCGTGATCTTCATCGCGGTCTTCACGTCCTCGGCTGTCGGATTGAAGTGGTTCAAGGGGTCGGCGACCTCGGCCATGGAGGCGCCGACCTTCGACAACTTCTTCCTGCCGGTGCTGACCATCGCGCTTTACGGCATGGGCTACATCGCCCGGATGACGCGCGCGTCCATGGCCGAGGTCATGAGCGCCCAGTACATCCGAACCGCCCGCCTGAAGGGCGTGTCGTTCAGCAACATCGTCCTGAAACACGCGCTGAGGAACGCGCTGATCGCGCCGTTCACCGTCATCATGCTGCAGTTTCCGTGGCTCCTGAACGGTGTGGTGATCGTCGAGTCGCTGTTCAACTACAAGGGCTTCGGCTGGACGCTGGTGCAGGCCGCCTCGAACAACGACATCGAGCTGCTCCTGGGCGTGTCGGTCGTGTCGGTGATCGTGGTGCTCGTGACGCAGCTGATCTCCGACATCGGCTACGTCTACCTCAACCCGCGCATCAGCGTCACCTGA
- a CDS encoding ABC transporter ATP-binding protein, which translates to MTESYDGPILEIEGLSISFFTRLREIPAVMDFSVKVMPGEAVGLVGESGCGKSTVALGVMQDLGRNGRIVGGAIRFKGRDLNAMSQEELRDIRGSEIAMIYQEPMASLNPAMKIGRQLMEVPMIHKGASEKEARARALQVVTDVKLPDAKRILDSYPHQLSGGQQQRIVIAMALMAEPSLLILDEPTTALDVTVEAAVVELVKELGKKYGTSMLFISHNLGLVLETCDRICVMYSGEAVETGSIEDVFDQMQHPYTQALFRSIPLPGADKTTHPLVAIPGNFPLPHERPPGCNFGPRCDYFEAGRCDAVDRVPMEPVPGDERHRTRCLRFREIDWDAPPANVVTRAKAEPGRTILKMDDLKKYYEVAANKLFGGATGRKVVKANETLTFEAREAETLAIVGESGCGKSTFAKVLMGLETATSGQILLDNRNIESTPIEARDTQTIADVQMVFQNPFDTLNPSMTVGRQIIRALEIFNHGTSDAERREEMLRLLDLVKLPRAFADRMPRQLSGGQKQRVGIARAFAGGARIVVADEPVSALDVSVQAAVTDLLMEIQRAQKTTLLFISHDLSIVRYLSDRVMVMYLGHVVELGTTDQVFAPPYHPYTEALLSAVPIADTSVKKKHIVLEGDVPSAMNPPPGCPFQTRCRWKSKVAGDLCEREVPPVRILAEGHQVKCHLPDADLAGMEPVITVAAE; encoded by the coding sequence ATGACTGAGAGCTACGACGGCCCGATCCTCGAGATCGAGGGTCTTTCGATTTCCTTCTTCACGCGGCTCAGGGAGATCCCGGCCGTGATGGACTTCTCGGTCAAGGTGATGCCCGGCGAGGCGGTGGGGCTTGTCGGCGAGTCGGGATGCGGCAAGTCGACGGTGGCGCTGGGGGTGATGCAGGACCTTGGCCGGAACGGCAGGATCGTCGGCGGCGCCATCCGGTTCAAGGGGCGCGACCTGAACGCCATGAGCCAGGAGGAACTGCGCGACATCCGCGGGTCGGAGATCGCGATGATCTACCAGGAGCCCATGGCCTCTCTGAACCCGGCGATGAAGATCGGCCGGCAGTTGATGGAAGTGCCGATGATCCACAAGGGTGCGTCGGAGAAGGAGGCCCGCGCCCGCGCGTTGCAGGTGGTCACCGACGTGAAGCTGCCCGATGCTAAGCGGATCCTCGACAGCTATCCGCATCAGTTGTCCGGCGGACAGCAGCAGCGGATCGTGATCGCCATGGCCTTGATGGCGGAGCCATCGCTGTTGATCCTCGACGAACCGACCACTGCGCTGGACGTGACGGTGGAGGCGGCGGTCGTCGAACTGGTGAAGGAGCTGGGCAAGAAATACGGCACCTCGATGCTGTTCATCTCGCACAACCTCGGGCTGGTGCTGGAGACCTGCGACCGGATCTGCGTGATGTACTCCGGCGAGGCGGTGGAGACCGGGTCCATCGAGGATGTCTTCGACCAGATGCAGCATCCCTACACGCAGGCACTGTTCCGGTCGATCCCGCTGCCCGGCGCCGACAAGACGACACACCCGCTGGTGGCCATTCCCGGCAATTTCCCACTGCCCCACGAGCGCCCGCCGGGCTGCAACTTCGGGCCCCGCTGCGACTATTTCGAGGCCGGGCGCTGCGATGCGGTCGACCGGGTTCCGATGGAACCGGTGCCGGGAGACGAACGCCACCGCACGCGCTGCCTGAGGTTCCGCGAGATCGACTGGGATGCGCCGCCCGCCAATGTGGTGACCAGGGCAAAGGCGGAACCGGGGCGCACCATCCTGAAGATGGACGACCTGAAGAAGTACTACGAGGTCGCGGCAAACAAGCTGTTCGGCGGCGCGACCGGCCGGAAGGTGGTGAAGGCGAACGAGACGCTGACCTTCGAGGCCCGCGAAGCGGAGACACTGGCCATCGTGGGCGAATCCGGTTGCGGCAAGTCGACCTTTGCCAAGGTGCTGATGGGTCTGGAAACCGCGACCTCCGGCCAGATCCTGCTGGACAACCGCAACATCGAATCGACGCCCATCGAGGCGCGCGACACCCAGACCATTGCCGACGTGCAGATGGTCTTCCAGAACCCCTTCGACACGCTGAACCCGTCGATGACCGTGGGCCGGCAGATCATCCGGGCGCTGGAAATCTTCAACCACGGCACGTCGGATGCCGAGCGGCGCGAGGAGATGCTGCGCCTTCTGGACCTCGTGAAACTGCCCCGTGCCTTCGCCGACAGGATGCCGCGGCAATTGTCGGGCGGGCAGAAGCAGCGGGTCGGCATCGCACGGGCCTTTGCAGGCGGTGCGCGGATCGTGGTGGCGGACGAACCTGTCTCGGCGCTCGACGTGTCGGTGCAGGCCGCCGTGACCGACCTGCTGATGGAGATCCAGCGCGCGCAGAAGACGACGCTGCTGTTCATATCGCACGACCTCTCGATCGTGCGGTACCTCAGCGACCGGGTCATGGTGATGTACCTCGGGCACGTGGTGGAACTGGGCACGACCGACCAGGTCTTTGCCCCGCCCTACCATCCCTACACGGAGGCGCTGCTGTCGGCGGTGCCCATCGCCGACACCTCGGTCAAGAAGAAACACATCGTCCTCGAAGGCGACGTGCCTTCCGCGATGAACCCGCCGCCCGGATGCCCGTTCCAGACACGATGCCGGTGGAAGTCGAAGGTGGCCGGGGACCTTTGCGAACGCGAGGTGCCGCCGGTCAGGATACTTGCCGAAGGGCACCAGGTGAAATGCCATCTGCCTGACGCGGACCTGGCGGGCATGGAGCCAGTGATCACCGTCGCGGCGGAATAG